Proteins encoded together in one Cicer arietinum cultivar CDC Frontier isolate Library 1 chromosome 4, Cicar.CDCFrontier_v2.0, whole genome shotgun sequence window:
- the LOC101498160 gene encoding heavy metal-associated isoprenylated plant protein 30-like, with protein sequence MASLLKRAFGYEFSSFINGLFVHTNHNSNHRINKRFNMPKGRPISLQTVELKVRMCCTGCERVVKNAIYKLKGIDSVKVELEMERVTVTGYVERNKVLKAVRRAGKRAEFWPYPNPPLYFTSANHYFKDTTNEFKESYNYYRHGYNLPDRHGTMHVSQRGDDHVSNMFNDDNVHACSLM encoded by the exons ATGGCTTCTTTATTAAAGAGAGCTTTTGGTTATGAATTTTCTTCCTTTATAAACGGGCTTTTCGTACATACAAATCATAATAGTAATCACAGAATTAATAAGAGGTTCAATATGCCGAAGGGTCGACCAATTTCCTTACAG ACAGTTGAGCTGAAAGTAAGGATGTGCTGCACAGGTTGCGAAAGAGTCGTTAAAAATGCCATCTACAAGCTCAAAG GCATAGATTCAGTGAAGGtggaattagagatggaaagagTAACAGTTACAGGATATGTTGAGAGGAACAAGGTGCTTAAGGCAGTTAGGAGAGCAGGAAAAAGGGCTGAATTTTGGCCTTACCCAAATCCACCACTTTACTTCACATCAGCTAACCATTACTTCAAAGATACAACCAATGAATTCAAAGAAAGCTACAATTACTACAGACATGGTTACAATCTCCCAGACAGACATGGGACAATGCATGTCTCTCAACGTGGAGATGACCATGTTAGTAACATGTTCAATGATGATAATGTTCATGCTTGCTCTCtcatgtaa